The Brachionichthys hirsutus isolate HB-005 chromosome 1, CSIRO-AGI_Bhir_v1, whole genome shotgun sequence genome has a window encoding:
- the LOC137915700 gene encoding cellular retinoic acid-binding protein 1-like, which yields MPNFEGTWKMKSSHHFEELLKVLGVNPMLRKVAAAAAAKPHVEISQNGEHFYIKTSTTVRTTEINFLIGEEFSEETVDGRKCKSLATWETENKIHCKQTLPSGSGPKTFWSRELRGDELVLILGADDVICTRIYIRV from the exons ATGCCCAATTTTGAAGGCACCtggaaaatgaaaagcagccaCCATTTTGAAGAGTTGCTCAAAGTGCTGg GTGTGAACCCCATGCTGCGGAAGGTagcggcagcagctgcagccaagCCCCACGTGGAGATAAGTCAGAACGGCGAGCACTTCTACATCAAGACCTCCACCACGGTTCGAACCACAGAGATCAACTTTCTCATAGGGGAGGAGTTTAGCGAGGAGACGGTGGATGGGAGAAAGTGTAAg AGCCTGGCCACGTgggagacagaaaacaagatCCACTGCAAACAGACTCTCCCGAGTGGGAGCGGCCCAAAGACCTTCTGGAGCCGGGAACTCAGAGGGGATGAACTCGTACTG ATCCTCGGCGCCGATGACGTGATTTGCACAAGGATCTACATCAGAGTATAG